CAGAAGACATGAAGTTGTAACAATTGTTTGTAGCTGTTAAAATAGAAATGACAGTGTAGTGTTCACCACAGGTACTGTCACACATAAATTAATACACACATGGTGTACTGGTGAGTATTTACGACAGCAGGATGGTGTATGtggaaatgacaataaaatgcaCTGGTAAATTGCGTGTTTTTTGGGTAGCAATAGAACTTAATGGcacagacaaagaaaattaGAGTTGAAACAATCATCATCAGAAAAACTAATTTGCACAAAACTACTTGAACAGTTGAAAAAAGCcgaacattttctgtttctagctgttgtgttttgtaaACTGTATCTCTTTGGGGTGTGTTTGCACATCACCTTGTACTATTGCTAGGATATTTTTGACCAACCAATTAACTGAGAGAAATATTTGGCAGATAAATggataataaaataattgttaaatgcaaagaaagaaaatttgCTGACCTATAactaacatatatatatattaaaatccTCTTGGTATCTGATATTCTAAATCAATAACATCTACTGTACATTGGTCTGCAAAAGTACACATCGTCAGCGTTTTACAACTGGGGCTGTAAACATTCTCAAGTgttcccattcatatctaaaaATCTGCGATTACTCAGTCTTGAGTAAAGCATCATAAGGCAGACAAACAACGGTGTAGCACACGAGCCACAGAGGCTGAAGGTGAGAGGCTGAAGCTGAACAGCAGAGCAGCTTCTTGGTTTTATCTCAGATTACCAAGAGTCATTTTGGGATGCGCAGCTGCCAAACATAGCGGAGGAACTGCCCTGCAAGTCGGTCATCTTGTACAAAGCGACCTTTCTGTGAAGAGGGAATAACTTAAAATAGCTTAAAGTGGCCAGCTTGGACCCGGACAAATAACGCCAACTGTAGTGTGTTGTTTTGACGATTGCTGTAACAATGGCAACAATTTTGTACAGGATGGTCGGAGCTCAGCTCAGGCATGTTGTTACTCTTCTTTTGGGAGACACGGAGGAGGGAGTCCTGGTGACAAACGCTTTAGATACCACACCCGATATGTCAGATACCACCCCATCAGGGCGCATAGGGTCCCTAGCAATTTGTGCAATGGCTCATGGAAATAAACCGAGGTGCAAGCAAACATCCACACCCACATGATCATGATCAAATTCAAGGCCACGTACAGCAGGTTGAGGACCATCCTGGGTAGTGCAGACAGACTGGCTGTTTTTAGGGAGGCCATCGGGGCCGTTTCCTCCATGATGAAGAGAGAAGAGTAGGCCAGGATGAACGAGTGTCCCGAGATGTCGTGGCCGGACCAGTGGAAGCCGGCCCGCCTGCAGGCAACTTTGGATGTAAACTCCAAGTTGACTACAGTCAGGTTGTCAGTTTCAAAACAGGAGCCAGTCACATCCTCGATGTAGAAGAAGGTCTCTGTGCAGACGTACCAGACAGCTGTTGCCACTGCCAATGACAGCAGCCGCCGGCCGAGGAAGGAGACATTCCTGCTGAAGGCGGAGTTggaaaggaggaggaagggtgtcagcagcagcagcgtccaCCCCCAGGACACTTTGACAAAATACCTACGAGAGCAACAGGGCAGTGACATGAATAAAGTATTCATGATTCCAGCTCATATGTACCTTCATTCCTTCAATTATCAGACCTGAAGCAACT
The window above is part of the Acanthochromis polyacanthus isolate Apoly-LR-REF ecotype Palm Island chromosome 6, KAUST_Apoly_ChrSc, whole genome shotgun sequence genome. Proteins encoded here:
- the fitm2 gene encoding acyl-coenzyme A diphosphatase FITM2, producing MAAVDVIVNNLVALWRIPAVRHHFHWIFLLISGVGSVLKELELVPQTYFSSSRNALNVYFVKVSWGWTLLLLTPFLLLSNSAFSRNVSFLGRRLLSLAVATAVWYVCTETFFYIEDVTGSCFETDNLTVVNLEFTSKVACRRAGFHWSGHDISGHSFILAYSSLFIMEETAPMASLKTASLSALPRMVLNLLYVALNLIMIMWVWMFACTSVYFHEPLHKLLGTLCALMGWYLTYRVWYLKRLSPGLPPPCLPKEE